The DNA window TCTTCCACGACCACGATCCGGCCGTGAGCAAGGGAGTGGGCTGACACGAAGGGTCAGTTTGACCCTGCCGCCGCGCGGAGCGCAACACCCACGGGCGGCCCGCGAATTCGCCCGAATTCTGCTGCGGTCACCGGGAGGAAGCGCGAATTGACGGTCCAGGCTTTAGGCCGGCGCGCCGCGTCCGTTGAGGGAGTCATGACTGCAATGCCCGCCGTCCCTCCCCCCATCAGCCAAGCCGGCGAGCGCCGTGACACCCCGACTCCCGGCTCGTCAGTCCGGGGCGCCGTTCTCCTGGTCGACGACGATCAGGCCATCGTGCGGAGCTTCTCCCGCGCGTTGCGGGCCAACGGTTTCGCCGTGACCCCAGCCTATGATGGTGAGGAAGCGCTGCGACTGATCTCCGAGACCCGATTCGACGCCGTCGTCAGTGACATCGCAATGCCCGGAATGGACGGTGTGCAGCTGCTGCGACGCGTGCGTGAGCGCGACCTGGTCGTTCCGGTGATCCTGGTCACCGGCGATCCGAAGGTGTCGACGGCCGTCGAGGCCATGGAGTTCGGCGCGTTCCGCTACCTTTCCAAACCGGTCGAGATGGACGCGCTGATCGGCGCCGTCGAAAAAGGCGTGACCTACCACCGCATGGCGCGCGCCAAGGCACGCGCCGCGGAGTTGCTCGGCAACGTGGCCGCGCCTGGTGATCGCGCGGGGCTCGAGGCGAGCTTCGCCCGCACCCTCGACACCCTGTGGATGGCGTTCCACCCCATCGTCGACCCGAAGAAGCGCGTCGTCTTCGGACATGAAGCCCTGATGCGCAGCCGCGAGCCGTCGCTACCGCACCCCGGCGCGATCCTCGACGCCGCCGAACGCCTGGACGCGCTCGACTCGCTCGGGCGAACGGTCCGCGAGCGCTCGGCACTGCCGGTGGTCGACGCACCGGAGAGCGGCCTCTTGTTCGTGAACCTCCACGTCAACGATCTGTTGGACCCGACGCTCACGAGTCCCGACAGCGCCCTGTCCAAGATCGCCGACCGGGTGGTGCTGGAGATCACCGAGCGCGCAGCGCTCGATCGGGTGGGTGATGTGCGCGCCCGCGTCGCGGCCCTGCGCGCCATGGGGTTTCGCATCGCCGTCGACGATCTGGGTGCCGGTTACGCCGGACTCACGAGCTTCGCGCTGCTCGAGCCCGAGGTCGTCAAGCTCGACATGTCCCTGATTCGTGACGTCGACAAGAACCCCACCAAACAGAAGGTCGTCCGCTCGATGACGGTGCTGTCGAAGGACATGGGCATGCTGGTGGTCGCCGAAGGTGTGGAGACGCCCGCCGAGCGCGACACCCTGATCGACCTCGGGTGTGATCTGTTGCAAGGGTTCTTGTTCGCCAAGCCGTCGCCCCCCTTCCCCCAGGTCGCGTGGTAGGTGCATGGTGGCGAGGCCCGACTCCCTGGACCCGGTCACCCTGAGCCCGGTGGCTCGCAAACCGCTGCTGCCCCCGCGGCCGGAGCGGGTGACGCCAAACTCGGAGACTCGGCCCGAGATGCCGGCGGTGTGTCCGCCGCTGCCGGTGCGATTTCCCAGCGAGACCGACGAGGAGCTGGACGGCGGGCGTATCACGCAGATCAGCATCCCGCCGGAGCTGGACACCTCACGCGACCGGGTCCTCCTGCTTCGCCTGGACGGCGTCGATGGAGGACAGCTGGTGGCACTCACACACTTCACCGCCACCATCGGGCGGGAGCTCGACAACTCGCTGCGCATCAACGAGGGCGGAATCAGTCGGCACCACGCCCGGATTGCCTGGGAAGACGACGCCCACTGGGTCGAAGATCTGGCCTCTCGCAACGGCACGTACGTCAAGGGTCGGCGCGTCAACAAGGCACCGCTCGCGGACGGCGACCTCGTGCAGTTCGGGCCGCACGCCTGCTTTCGCTACACCGTGACCGACAGCCTGCACGAGCAGCTGCTGCGCAAGCTGCACGAGTCGAGCACCATCGACGTGCTCACGGGCGCCTGCAACCGGCGCCACTTCGACGCCCGGCTGAAGGCGGAGCTGTCGTACGCCCGACGCCACAACGCGGATCTCGCGGTCGTGATGCTCGACATCGATCACTTCAAGCGTGTCAACGACACCCACGGCCACTTGACCGGAGACGCCGTGATTCGCCATGTCGCCGCGCTGACCCGCGGACAATTGCGCGCAGAAGATCTGGCGGCGCGCTACGGCGGTGAAGAGCTGGTCGTGCTGCTTCGCGGCACCGATGTGAGAGGCGCGGTGCGTGTTGCAGAGCGTATCCGCGCCACGATCGAGGTCCTGCCGGCCCGAGTGGACGGAACCACGGTGATGGTCACGGTCAGTGGAGGCTGCGCTGCGCTCTCGGAGCCCAACGCCGCCGCCGACGGCGCGGATCTCGTGGCCCGCGCCGATACGCGCCTCTATGAAGCGAAACAGCGGGGGAGAAATCGCGTCGTTGGCTCCGAGTCGAGCTGAAGCGAACGCTTCGTGGTGCCCGGGTCGTCTCAGCCTCGCGACAGGTCTCCGTCCCCCAGCAGCTCACGCACGCTTCCACCGTGCGCGAGCACCCGGGCAAGCTCGAGCAGCGTGCGCCCCTCGCCGACCAGCGCGCCGGGTGATGGTCGCCCCGCACCGGTGTGCCCATAGAGCCCCGTGAGCAGCAGCCGAGACGGGACGCGCCCGCGTAACGCCGCGTGCAGTTTCTCGGCTTCGTTCCAGGGGATCACGTCGTCGTCGCGGCCGTGGCACACGACGACAGGCGAGCGCAGGCGCGTGAGCGCCGTGCTCGGATTGGCGAAGTCGATGTTGCGCCCGGCCCGCTCGAGGGCTTGCTCCACGAGCAGCGCACCGCCGGATCGCACCCCACAGCCGAGCAAGAACAAGTCTCGCTGCGCCGCTGGCACCCGCTCGACGATGGCCGCCGCGAACGGCGCGAGTCGTCCCTCTGCCTTGAGCTCCATGCGGCCCCAGGTTCGATAGGTCATCTCACGCCAGGCTTCGGCGAGCACCCCATGCACCGCCTCCGGCACCTCGAGCCAAGGCAGCAGGTTGAGGAACAACGCCGGCTGGTTGAGTGGATCCCTGGTCAAGACCCGATCCCCGTCCGGACGTCGCATGACTCCGTCGACACAGAACCGCACCGTGGCGGCGAAATCGGCGTAGCCCCCGAAGGTGACCACCGCATCAACGTGCTCTGGAGCGCGCGCCGCGACCTCGAGCGCCGGCCACGAGCCAAACGAGATGCTGAAGAGGGTGACCTTCTCACCGGGGCGCGAGCGCCGCACGAGCTCCATGAGCACGAGCTCCAGATCATCGATGGCGCTCGGATGCGCCACGAGCTCGGCGTAGGTGGGCAGGATGGGTGCTACGACCCGAAACCCAGCGTGCGCGAGGATGCGACAGAAGCGCTCGAGGCGGGGATCGTCGGGGCCGTCGAAGTGCAGGCCCGGGGCCACCAGGTAACTACCGAGTGGTTCCCCCGGCGGCTCGAACACCCGGACCTCGAGCCGCGTCGGCGCTCCGGGTCGCGGGCGGGTGCCGAGCTCGCGCGCGCGTCGTCCGGGCAAATCACCGGAGCGGAGCCGCCAGGTCTCGCGCCGAACACCCCGCGGCAGCGCTTGACCGGGCGCCCAGGGACCGAGCCAGCGGAGCAACAGGCCAAGTGCACGGAGACGACGACGTGGCATCAATCTCTTCCCGCTATCACCTTTGGCTCGCGTCACGAAAGCAGCGTCATTCTGGGGAGATCACCGCCATGGCTTGCATCCCGGCAAAATCAGCGTGAAGAGGCCGCCCGTCTGGCGCGTCTAACGGGGTTGGGACAGCTCCAAGGGCGTCCCGCCACTCGGGCCGGGAACCGGACCCGGCCCCACTGCTCCGAGGAGTCCACCATGCGTGCTCTGAAAGCCACGATCCTCGCTGCCATCGTCGCCGTGCCGTTGGCAGCCGCCGCTGGACAAGCGCCGCCCAACTCGTTCGACTCGGTGCGCCGAGGCAAGGTGAACCTGAGCCACCAGGCCCTCCGCATCACCGCGTGTGTCGCCAAGGTCGAGCAACAGAAGACGACGTGTGTCCCGACGGCTGACACGACCGACTCGTCCACCACAATCACGCTGCGCCCCGTCAGCCAGGGCGACGTAGCCTCCAAGGACAAACGCGAGCCGCGCGAGGTCTCGCTCTCCAAAGACGCGAACGCGGTCGAGAAGCTCGAGCTCGGCGTCGGCGTCTGGGAGCTCGACTGGCCCGCTCGCAACCAGAAGGATCGTTTCTTCGTCGCCGAAGGGGACGAGTTCGCGGTCAAGCTTCACACCCAGGTCGGTGCCTGCACCAAGACCAAAGACGAGTGTCGCCTGAAGACCGATCAGACCAAGCTCGAGGTCAAAATCCCAAAGCGCTGCCGTCGCTGAACGTGACCGGCACAGAAAGCCAACAACGAACATCATGAAGCGCGTCTCGACTCTGCTCCCGTTGACGATCCTCGGCTCTGGCCTGGCGTTCATTGCCTGTGCTGCATCGGACGGAGGAGGAGGAGGAGGCCTGGGTGCCTCGGGTGGCGTGGACGGAGGTGGCGCGGGCGGCGCCGGAGCCAGCGGCGGCGCGGGCGGAACCGGCGCGACGGGCGGCGGAGGAACCGGCGGCACCACGGGCGGAACCGGCGGCGTCGGCGGCACGTCGGGCAGCGGCGGAATGGACGCGGGCAACGACGCGGCCGGCGGCAGCGGCGGCACGGGTGGCGGGAGCGACGCAGGCGGAGCGAGCATCGCCGGCAGCATCGTCGACCTGGTCGCAAAGACTCCGGTCGCGGGGCTGAAGGTGTGCGTCTACCAGAACGCGGCCATCCCTGCGTGCAGACCTCGGGCACCGGCGACTACCTGTTGACCGGCGTGCCGGCAAACACCGACGTGCTGCTCGAGTACACCAAGACGGACTACCTGCCGACCCTCGTCACGGTGCACACCGTTGCGGGCCCGATGAGCGTGGGACAGTTCCTGGCGCCGACCATCAGCGCAGCGGATGCGCTCGCGGGTCTGGTCGGCATCACGATCAACTCCGCGAAGGGTCACATTCTCGTAACGGCGTTCCAGGGCACACCCGGAAACTTCTCCGGTCAAGACAACGTGACCGCCTCCGTCACACCGAAATCCGGCAGCGGGCCGTTTTATCTGAACGCAAACAACCTGCCCGATCAGAGCCTGACGGTGACCAGCACCTCGGGCATCGGGCTGTTCGCCAACGTCGACCCGGGCGACGTCGAGGTCACACTCGGACACTTCACGAAGACCTGCCAGCGCCTGAGCACCTCGTGGGCCGGCTCCAAGACCACGGCCTCGAAGGTCAAGGTCGTGGCCGGCTACCTGACCGGTGGCTCCGGGCTCGAGTGTCCCTGAGCGCTTCCGGGGGGCCGAAGGCCGCCGATCCAGAGTGAAAGCCGAGCTGCGGAATGGACTGAGCCCCGAGATTGTCTCGGCCTCGTTGGTCGAGGTATAGCCGGAGCCCCGAGGAGCCCATGCAGGACGTCCGTGCACTGAACGAGCTGGTCGCGAAGGAGAGCGCCTTCATCGACGATTTGATGGCCGAGGTCGGCAAGGTGATCGTCGGCCAGACCTACATGATCGAGCGCATCTTGATCGGCCTCCGTGTGGCGGCCACGTGTTGCTCGAGGTGTGCCCGGCCTGGCCAAGACGCTGACCGTGCGCACGGTGTGCAACGCAATCCAGGCGAGCTTTTCTCGCGTGCAGTTCACCCCGACTTGTTGCCGGCGGACCTCATCGGCACGGTGATCTACGACCAGAAGCGCGGTGAGTTCTCCAGCAAGCTCGGCCCGATCTTCGCGAACCTGGTGCTGGCCGACGAGATCAACCGTGCGCCGGCCAAGGTGCAGAGCGCGCTGCTCGAGGCGATGCAGGAGCACCAGGTCACCATCGGCGACACGACCCACAAGCTGCCCGATCCGTTCGTGGTGATGGCAACGCAAAACCCCATCGAGCAAGAGGGCACGTACCCGCTGCCCGAAGCGCAGATCGATCGTTTCCTGTTGATGATCAAGGTGGGCTACCCGACCCGCGAGGAAGAGCGCACGATCATGGATCGCATGACCGGACTCGTCCCCGCCACGGTGAAACAGAGCACGAGCCCCGAGCAGCTGGTGGACGCGCGCCGAGTGGTGCGCGAGGTCTACATGGACGACCGGGTCAAGGACTACATCGTGGACGTGGTCTTCGCGACCCGCGAGCCGCAGAAGAAGGGCATGAAGGATCTCGCCCCGCTAATCGAATACGGCGCCAGCCCCCGAGCCAGCATCGCATTGAACCTCGCGGCCCGCGCCCACGCCTTCCTGCGCCACCGCGGCTACGTGACCCCCGAAGACGTCAAGGCCGTCGGCCCCGACGTGCTCCGCCACCGCATGGTGCTGTCGTACGAAGCGGAGGCCGAAGAGGTGACCGCGGAGCAGATTGTGAAGCGGGTGTTCGAGGTGATCGAGGTTCCCTAACCCGCGAGCGCCGCTCGCACCAACGCTGTGTTCGATGAGCCTTGTCCGAACGACGCCGAAGGCGCCGATCCTCGAGCCACGAAAAGCTTGTCATGCTAAGCATCCGGGAGACGAGGCCCTCCCCCAATGCCGCGTACCCTCTTGGACAGGACTTGCTCCCGGACCCGCTCAATGTACGGGGTTCAGCGCGACGAAGGCAGCGTTCAGCGCCGTCATCTGCGCAGTGTCGAGCCATGCAGGCATTTGGCAAGTCCCACGCCCGTGTTGAGCGACGACCTCGGCTTCAATGGCGCTCGGTCGGGGCGGTCGTCGGCTGCGGGCGCGGACGTCGCCGAGCCGGAAGGCCGAGTAGACTTCCAGATTTGCCTGCGACGCGAACCCGAGTAAGGATTTCAGCGATGCGCCGGAGCTTGCGACTCGCGCTGCCGGTGCTGCTCACCGCGTGCTCGACCGTGCTCGGCATCGACGGCGAGTTCGATGACGCACCGGGAGCGGACGCCGGCAGCGTTGCCAGCGGTGGCAACGCCGGCACCGGTGGCAAAGGCGGAACTGCCGGCGCGGGCGGTGTGAGCGGCGGCGGCGCGGGCGGTGTGAGCGGCGCTGGCGGCGGCGCGGGCGGCGGCGCGGGCGGTGTGAGCGGCACGGGAGCGTCGGGTGGGTCGGGTGCGACGGGCGGAACCGGCGCCGGCGGAAGCACTGGCGGGACGGGCGGGGGCAACGTCGGAGAGATCTGTGGCAACGGTATCGACGACGACGGGGACCAGAAGATCGACTGCGCGGACACGGAGTGCGCGACGTCGAAGTGCGTGCCCAACGTCCCCATTGGTTGGACCGGGCCGGCGCTCATGTGGACGGGAGGCCCCACGGCCGCCCCCCCCACATGCCCCGGGGGCACGACGCCCGTCGTGACCTACGCGGTCGACGCCCCGAACGCCGATTGCACGGCGGTGACGTGCAGCTGCAAGGGGTCCGGCTCGTGCACCGCGAGCGCCACGGTCACGCACTATGGATCCCCAAACTGCAGCGCGGGGAAAGTGGCCTCGACGATGGTCCTCACGAACACGTCTTGCACGCCGTACGCCATGACTGAGGCCGCGTTGGGCGGCGTGACGGTCGCTTACGCGACCAACAACGGGCAAACCTGCGCGGCGCAGACCACGGGCTCGGGAAATGTGCCCCCGGCCTCTCTCTCGGAGCGACTCGCGCTGTGCCCGATTCTGGGAGGCGCCGGAGGTTGTTCTACAGGGGGCTGCGTCACGCCGACGACGAGCCATCCCAAGGTGTGCATCCGCCGAGCCGGCAACTTGGGATGTCCCAGCAGCTATCCGAACCAGACTCTTGCGGGGCAGAGCATCTCCTCCGACAGCCGGGGCTGCTCGCCGTGCAAGTGCGGCACGCCGTTCTGTTTCCCCACGGTGAAGGATCACCCGAACGGGACTTGCGGCCCGAGCAGCTCTGTCTACGAGACCTGCACTTCGGCTTACGATCCGACGGTGTTGAACCGCAGCCTGAAGCTCTCCATCGACCCTGGCGCCTGCGGAGTCTCCGGGGGTACGAGCACCGGTAGCATCAACGTGGCCGGCGCAACGACGATCTGCTGCCTCTAAATGACCGGTCGCGATTGTCGATCGCGGACGGCTGTTAGGAGTTGAAGTTGCCCCCCCACGCCCGTGCTCGGCTGCGCCTGCGCGCGGGCTTCCCCCCCAAATCGGCCGCTGCGCGGCCTCAGGGGGGAAAACGTCGTGGGATGGATTGGAAAAGTTGGGAACCATCGACGATGACGGAGTTGCAAGACAACCAACATCGGAGGTTCCCGTGGGCATCTTACCGCGTTTGCCGCGACACGAACGACGACGATTGCTACACATCGGGCGCAGCAGTGGCGACCCCGCCACAGCCCTGCGATTTCAGGCCGTTTACAAGCTGCTCTGCGGTCAGCGCACCGTCGCGGTTGCTCGTGCGCTCGACCTTGCCGTTTCGACCGTCGTCAAGGCCGCGAATCGATTCTCCGAGCAGGGCATCTTCGGCCTCTACGACCAGCGCAAAGGAAACGGGGCGCCCAAGGTCGATGCTGACTTCCGCGACGAGCTCTGGCGGGTGCTCGAGCGCGTTCCCCTCGACTTCGGCTGGGAACGTCCCAGCTGGACCCGCGAGCTGCTCTGTCTCGAGTTGGAGCGGCGCGGCTTCGGCCGCATTGCCGTTTGCACCATGGGCCGCGCACTGCGCGCGATCGGGGCGCGACTCGGCGCCCCAAAGCCCATCGTGCTCTGCCCCTGGCGCAAGGCCAAGCGCGAGCACCGCCTTCGCGCGCTTCGGCGCCTGGCGGAGACCGCATCTGCCCGGCAGCCCGTCTTCTACTGCGATGAGGTCGACATCCACCTCAACCCGAAAATCGGCCGCGACTGGATGCTCCCGGGGTCCAACGCCGGGTGGTCACGCCGGGCAAGAACCATAAGGCCTACATCGCCGGCGCTCTCGACGCCCGAACCGGCCAGCTCGTCTGGGTCGACGCCGAGAGCAAGGCGAGCTGGCTTTTCTGCAAGCTCCTCTGGCGCTGGTGGAGCAGAACCCGCAAGCCCGCACCATCCACCTCATCGTCGACAACTACGTCATCCACAGCAGCAAGGTCACACGCGAGGTCCTCGCTCACTTCGCCGACAAGATCCAGCTACACTTCCTGCCTCCCTACTGCCCGGACGCCAACCGCATCGAGCGCGTTTGGCTCGACCTCCACGCCAATGTCACCAGGAACCATCGCTGCGTCACACTTCCCGAGTTGATGCGCCATGTCCGACGCTTCCTCAATGACTTCAACCGTCGCCACACTCGCGGCCTCGCGCTGCGGCGGGCGGCCTGACGCAGCCGATCGCAAATCGCTACGCGAATTGCGATCGGTCATTTAGCTGGCTCATTGCCGGTGGCCGAGCCGTCCGATGACGCCGTTCCGTCGGCGCCGCGGGAGCTCAGGGCGGCGATACCGGCTCGCTCGAGATCGTCTTCTCGTCCACCCAGAACACCTCGCCCCCATCCACTGTGAACGCACTCGGTTGGTTGGTGTCGATGCCGTAGTGTTTGGCCGCGGTCAGGTCTTTCCGTCCGGGCATCACCGACGCCACCCCGCCGCGGCCGCTGGTGCTCAGCTCGAAGTACACGGCGCTGCCGTCGGCTCGCACCTGCCTCGCGCTCCAGTTACGCCCTTCGATGCTGGTCTGGTCACCCCCCGCAAGCGGGAGGAAGCTCGCCCGCAATCTTCCATCGGCCACGTACAAGTATGAACCGATCCGGGCCAGATCGTAGGGCGCCATCACGTTGCTGATGAGACGCGTCTGGCCCGTCGCACGCACTCGCTCGTGCACCGGGCCCGATCTCGCCGTGAAGTACACGAAGTCACCGTCCACCAGGATGTGGGCCACCTCGCGGGTCTCGTCGATCTGCCGAAAGACAGCGCCGTCGCTGCGGAAGAGACCGTCCGTCTTGCCGATCAGGACCTCGTCCCCATCCAGCGCGAAGCAGTACATGTCTTCGGCCAGGCGCTCGGTCCTTTCGCCTTCGTGGCGCTCGAGCACGCGGGGGTGGCCCGGGTCGTCCGCCAGTCGAAGCACGTAGAGGGCGGCTCCCTTGGACTGAAAATCCAGGATGGCTCCCTGCTTGGACTCGAGCGCCAGGCTCACGGCACCCCCGGCCTTCGGCACACCAAGCAGCAGCTTCCCGGCCGCAATCAACAGCTGGTCGCCGCTCGGGCGTACGACGGACACGTCCACCAATCGCTCATCGTGGGCAACCGTGCGGCGCCGGGTCGAGACTTCGCACATGCCGGGCAGCGGATTGACCTCGAGCTGCGTTCCGATCTGGGCTCGGCGCGGTCGAAGCTCGGAGCCAATGCCGTGCGGTAGAGTCGTTTCAGCTTTCCCCGGCGCGAGGCGCGAAAACCGGTTCTTGGCCGATCAGATCGGCGCCGCGTACGACCTTCAGCTGCGCGGGCGCGCGCATGCGTTCGGGCGTGCCGACCGGGCGATCGAGCCCGAATTCGAGCACGTCACCGCCGCTCTCGTGCTTCACGCGCGATGCAGCGGGTGTTGGCGACCGGGACCCAGGCATACCTGGCGTCGGATATCGGGCCCGTCTCGATCGCCGTCCCCATGACGGCGGCTGCCACGAACACCGCCAGCCCCACGATGGGTGACAGGAGCACGACGCCAAACGCAGCGGCACCTGCCGACAGCGCGCCGCGATCGAGGGCGCGCGCTTCGCCCCGCACCTGCTCGACGAGTTGCCCGACTGCCTCCTGTCTCCGCGCTCCGTACCCGGACAACAGCTTGGCCGAGACGAGGTTGTCCGCCTGACAAAACCCGCAGCGCGCGAGGCCCTGCCCGCCCTGGACCTGGAGCGGTCCACCGCAGACGTGACACCTCGCCGGGTGCCCCTCGGCGATCGGCGGAGCCGCGGCGCAGCGCTCCGCAAGCGCAACGCCACGACGGTAGACATGGCGCAGCGCCAGGGCCGAGGCGCCGACCCCGAGCACCAACGGCAGCATCCCCGTCACCGCCAGGAGCACGGGGGCAGGCTCGAAAGACCCGGCCGAGACGACGAAAAGGACCCCGCCGCCAGCGAGCAACACGAGCGGCAAGAGCACCGCTCCGAGCCCGACGGCAATGAACACGAAGTAGGAACGCGCGCTCTTCACGTTGAAGCGTTGCGCGCCTGTGAGCTGGCGATCCGCCGCGTCCATCTGCCACAGAGCTGCGACCGCAAGCCGAAGCTGCGCGCTGATTTCGGGGCTCGGTGGACCCTGGTAGTGGCAGCTACTGCAGGCCGCGAGCTCCGGTGTCACGAGCGAGACGGGCGCGGGCGCGCCGCAGCTCGGACACTGGGCAGACAGCATGGTCGGCCGATTGTGGACCGCGTCGGGTCGAGAGTGAAGCGCATTGGCGCTCGAGCAGCGCGCACGGAGTCTGGGTGGCCACCGCAGGTTGACGCTGCTTCATTTTCACAGAGGTGGCGTCGTCAGCGAGGACTAGGCTCGGGTGCAGG is part of the Myxococcales bacterium genome and encodes:
- a CDS encoding EAL domain-containing protein, whose product is MTAMPAVPPPISQAGERRDTPTPGSSVRGAVLLVDDDQAIVRSFSRALRANGFAVTPAYDGEEALRLISETRFDAVVSDIAMPGMDGVQLLRRVRERDLVVPVILVTGDPKVSTAVEAMEFGAFRYLSKPVEMDALIGAVEKGVTYHRMARAKARAAELLGNVAAPGDRAGLEASFARTLDTLWMAFHPIVDPKKRVVFGHEALMRSREPSLPHPGAILDAAERLDALDSLGRTVRERSALPVVDAPESGLLFVNLHVNDLLDPTLTSPDSALSKIADRVVLEITERAALDRVGDVRARVAALRAMGFRIAVDDLGAGYAGLTSFALLEPEVVKLDMSLIRDVDKNPTKQKVVRSMTVLSKDMGMLVVAEGVETPAERDTLIDLGCDLLQGFLFAKPSPPFPQVAW
- a CDS encoding diguanylate cyclase; its protein translation is MVARPDSLDPVTLSPVARKPLLPPRPERVTPNSETRPEMPAVCPPLPVRFPSETDEELDGGRITQISIPPELDTSRDRVLLLRLDGVDGGQLVALTHFTATIGRELDNSLRINEGGISRHHARIAWEDDAHWVEDLASRNGTYVKGRRVNKAPLADGDLVQFGPHACFRYTVTDSLHEQLLRKLHESSTIDVLTGACNRRHFDARLKAELSYARRHNADLAVVMLDIDHFKRVNDTHGHLTGDAVIRHVAALTRGQLRAEDLAARYGGEELVVLLRGTDVRGAVRVAERIRATIEVLPARVDGTTVMVTVSGGCAALSEPNAAADGADLVARADTRLYEAKQRGRNRVVGSESS
- a CDS encoding transposase — translated: MEQNPQARTIHLIVDNYVIHSSKVTREVLAHFADKIQLHFLPPYCPDANRIERVWLDLHANVTRNHRCVTLPELMRHVRRFLNDFNRRHTRGLALRRAA